The DNA region CGGGGTCGTCCAGGTCCAGCCTGGCGTGGCGGTCGGGCTGGTCGGTCCGCGGCTCGGCCAGGGACAGGGCGGCAAGGCCCGCCACCACGTCGCGGATCCGGTCGAGGTGGGCCGGGAACCCGCCCTTTTCCGCCAGGACCCAACGGTCGCCGAAGCGGACGAGCGTGGCGGTCTCGCCGCCCTGCACGACGCGGATGTCGGCCACGTCGTTGGCACGGGTGGCAAGGGCGGGGAACAGCCGCGTCTCGGTCGGGGGCTGCGGCGCCGGCGAATCCGGCCGGACGGCGAGCGCGACGAGTGCCGCGACCAGAGACAGGCCGGCCGTCGCGGCGAGGGCTTGGATGGTGCGCATCCGCATGGCGTGTCTCAGGTCCGGCGCGGGGACTTGGGAATGCCGGGCAGCTTGGCGGCCAAGGGCGCCATGGCCCGGCGCAGGGCGTCGACAATCGGACGGCCTGTGCGGGCCCATGCGGCGGCCATGCCTGTGTGTACACAGCGCGTGATCCGGGGCGGGAGCCCGCCGCCGCGCCGTCGCCACCGGTTGAAGGCGAAGAGTCCCGCACCCGCCAGCATCGGCGCCACCGCGACGTTCAACGCCTTGATCATCCCATCCAGCCGGTCGATGTCGGCGCGCAGCGCGCGCTGCACGTCGCGAAGCTGGGTGCGGATGCCGACGGCCTCGGCCCGGAACCGTTCGATCGCCTGCTGCTGGTCCGGCGTCAGGATCACGTCGATGCCGGCGGTGCGGTTGTCGGCGGCGATGCGGTTGATGCGTTCCTCGGCCTCCCGCAAGCGGTCCAGGAGCTGGCGCTCGGTCTCGCGGAAGCGTTGTTCGGCGGCGTTCCGCAACTCCTCCAGCACCGCGAAGGGGCGGGTGCTGGTCTGGCGCACCGGCAGGTCCAGCAGTGCCGGCGTGCCGGCCAGATGCTCGACCGCCCGCAGCACGAAGTCCGCGTTGTTGGCAATGGGGACCGGCGCGCCGTCGCCGCCCCGGCCGGCTTCCAGCCACGAACCATCGACCAGCAGGTCGGCGTCGGCGACCACCACGGCATTCAGGGGCTGGGCCGCGGTGCGGCGATGCTCGCCCTGGGGGGTGGCCCCGGGGGGCGGGCCGTCCGGGAAGGCGGTGGACACCGGGCCGGTGATCCGCGCGGCCAGCACCTGCCGCTCGCCCGAGGCCTGGAAGTCGCGCAGCAGTTGGAACGGGTCGGGCGACGGGAACACCTGCCGCGCCGGTACCCGCATCGAGTCGGGTGTCGTCCGGGCGAGCCACGCGAAGCGGGTGGTGGCGTCGGGCCGTTGGCGCAGGGCCCCGGCACTGGCGAAGGACAGCACCGACAGTTGCCCCGTCGCATGGTCGTCGGCCGCCAGCCCGTCCCGCCGGACGGCGAGCCAGGGCAGGTATTCCGTGGTCAATGCGCGTCCCGCACGGCTGGCCTGGACGCGCTGGGCCTGCCGGCGGTCCAGCACGACCTCGCCGCGCAGCATCTCGACGCCCCAGGCGGTCAGCAGCCGGTCCAGGTCGGACGCGCTCGGCGGGGTGCCGGGGCCGGCCTGTGCGTTCTCGGGCGTTCCCTCGGCGCTGGGATCGACGAAGGCGATGATACGGCCGCCCCGCAGGACGAACTGGTCGATGGCGTAGAGGGTGCGGGGGGCGAGTGCCTGCGGATGCACCACCATCAGCACCTGCACTTCGGCGGGCACGTAGGGCGCGTCCGCCGGCAGCAGGCGCAGTTGGAAGAACTGGCGGAGCGGCTCCAGCACCTGCTGGGTCGGCAGGTCCCGTTGCGGGTTGCCGGCCAGTCCCAGGCCATCCAGAACCGCCACCACGGGACGGGTCGGGTTGGCCAAGCCGTAGACCATCCGGGTCAGGTCGTATTCCAGGAACGGCTCGCGGTCCGGCGAAAGCTGGGGGATGACCTCGATGTCGTCGGTGGTGTTGGTCGCAGCCAGCCCGAAGAACCCGCGTTCGGCCGTTCCGGGCAGCGGCGTGCCGCGCAGGCCGAAGGCGATGGCGCGATCCTCGTCGGGCGAGAACGGGTCCGGGTCGATCACGTCCAGGCGCAGCCGGCCCCCCGCCAACTCCTGGTACGAGGCGAGAAGGCTGCGGACCCGGTCGGCATAGGCGGACAGGGTCGGGTTGGTCCGCAGCAGCCGCGACGACGCATACAGGCGCAGGTGGACCGGCTCCTCCAGCGTGCGCAGGATCTGCCGGGTGCCGTCGGACACGCTGTAGAGCCGGTCCCGGGTCAGGTCGGCCCGGAAGCCGCCGAACTGCAGGCCGGCGAACAGGTTGACCGACAGGAACGCCACGCCTGCCAGGACGAGCCCGGCGAGGCTGAGGGTGCGGCCATCGGGCCGCCTCAAGCGATCGGGCACGGGCAAATCTCCGGCACGGGCGGCCTCACCGTTTCTTCAGATCGACGATGGCGGCGTTCGCGGTCAGGCAGAACCCGATCAGCGACGCGAAGAACAGGACCGCGCGCAGGTCGAGCACGCCCCGCGTGAACTGCCCGTGGTGCGGCAGGACGCTCAACCAGCCGACGAGGTCGAGCATCGGCGCCGGCAGGGCCGGGCGCAGCAGGCCCTGCACCATCTCCAGCCCGCTCATCATCAGCACGAAGCAGGCTACGGACGCCGCGACGAAGGCCACCACCTGGTTGCGGGTCAGGGCCGAGATGCAGGCGCTGACCGCCAGGAACCCGCCCGCAAGCATCAGGCTGCCCAGGTATCCCAGCAGGATCACCCCATTGTCCGGATCGCCCAGCCAGTTCACGGTGATCCACATGGGAAAGGTCAGCGCCAGGGCCACGCCGATGAAGGCCCAGGCCGCCAGGAACTTGCCCAGCACCGCCTGGGCGGTGGTCAGGGGCAACGTCATCAGGAACTCGAGGGTGCCGGCACGCCGCTCCTCCGCCCACAGGCGCATGCCGAGCGCCGGCGCGAACACCAGGAACAGCCAGGGATGGAAGCCGAAGAATGGCTGCAAATCGGCGCGCCCGCGGGGCAGATAGTCGCCCAGGTGGAAGGTGACCGCCGCCGCCAGCGCCAGGAACGCCACCAGGAACACCGGTGCGATGGGCGTCAGGAAATAGGCCGACAGCTCGCGCCGGAAGACGAGTAGGACGCTCGACATCGCCTTACGTTCCGGTCAGTTGGCGGAACACGTCGTCCAGCCGCCCGCGCTCGATGCGCAGCTCGTCCACCGGCAGACGGTGCGCGGTCAGCGCATCGCGGACCGCCTCGGCGATCGTTTCGCCCGGTTGCGGCTTGACCAGGATGTCGACGGTGGGGTGCGGGCCGGCCCGGTCGATGCGCACCGCCTCGGCCACCCGCGGCAGGCCCCTCACGGCGTTCAGCGTCTTGTCCGCCTGATCCCCGGCCACCCGGATCCGCACGGCATTGTGATGGGACGACCGGGACTGCAATTCCTCCGGCGTCGCGTGGGCGACGACGCGGCCGCCGGCCAGCACCACCGTCCGGCTGCACAGCGCCTCCACCTCGTCCAGCATGTGGGTGGACACCAGGATGGCCCGGCCGGGCGCCATGTCGCGCACGAGCCGGTGCACCTCGTGCCGCTGGTTGGGGTCGAGATCGGCGGTCGGTTCGTCCAGGATCAGCACCGGCGGGTCGTGCAGGACCGCCTGCGCGATTCCCACCCGGCGCTTGAAGCCCTTGGAAACCGTGTCGATGGGCTGGGTCAGCACATCGCCCAGGCGCATGCGCTCGACCACCTCGTCCACGCGCCTGGCCTTGGCCGGCCCCTTCAACCCACGCGCACCGGCCACGAAGTCCAGGAAGTCGCCCACACCCATGTCGGCATAGGCGGGCGCCCCTTCGGGCAGGTAGCCGATGCGGCGCTTCACCTCGGTCGGGTCCTTGGCGACGTCGAAGCCGCACACGACCGCCCGTCCCGACGTGGGCGGCAGATAGCCGGTGATCATCTTCAGCGTGGTGCTTTTCCCGGCGCCGTTCGGGCCGATCAGCCCGACGACGTCGCCCGCGGCGACGGAAAAGCCGACATCGCTCACCGCCGGAATGGCGGCGAACCGCTTCGTAAGGCCTTCGACCTCGATCATCTTCCGACTGCGCGGCACGGGAGGGACCCGGTCCGGCCGGGCGCGGAAGTGGTATCACTTTCCGCCCGGAATGGCACCGCCGATCGAGGCCGGAGGGGATGTCGTCCCCCCGTTGTCCCTTATGCGCCCAGCACCTTGTGCCGGTGCACGGGGATCATTTCGCGCACCTTGGCGAGATAGTCGAAATCCAGCCGCGCGGTGACGAACCCCTCGCCATCGCTGGCCCGCGCCACGACATGGCCCCAGGGATCGACCACCAGACTGTGGCCGTAGGTCTGGCGCGTGCCGTCGGCGAAGGCGCCCCATTGGGCCGGGGCGACGACGTAGCTGCCGGTTTCGATGGCACGGGCGCGCAGCAGCACCTCCCAATGGTCCTTGCCGGTCTGCAGGGTGAAGGAGGAGGGCACCATCATCACCTCGGCCCCCTTGCGGGCCAGGGCCTGGAACAGTTCGGGGAAGCGCAGGTCGTAGCAGATGGTGCACCCCACCGTGCGGCCGGCCAACGCATAGGCCACCACCTCGCGCCCGCCCTCGATCTGGCTCGACTCCCGGTAGGCGCGGCCATCCGGCGTGACGATGTCGAACAGGTGCATCTTGCGGTAGCGCGCCAACTCCCGCCCGTCGCGGTCGAACACGACGGTGGTGTTGAACAGCTTCTCCGGCCCGCGCTCGTGCAGGCTGCCGCCGTGGATGGCCACACCCAGTTCACAGGCGAGGCCGTGCAGAAGCCGGTAGGCCTCGCCGTCGGGGAGGGGCTCGGCGTTGGCGCGTTTCAACTCGGCGTCCACCCCCTGGAAGGGCCAGACCTCGGGCAGGGCGACAAGGTCGGGTCCGTCGGCCGCCACCGCGGCGCGGATCAGCCGCTCGGCCGCAGCCAGGTTGGCCGCCTTGTCCTCGCGCGAGTTCATCTGGATCAGCGAGACCTTCATCGTGCCCTCCCTTGCCGACACAGGAAGGATGGCGGCCGGTTACGGTCCCTGCAAGCCGCCGCGCGGGGCATGGTTTCAGGGTAGGACGGCCAATGTGCGGGTGAGGGCCGCAGCGTCCCGCGCCCGTTGGATGGCGAACAGATCACCGTCCGGGGTTCCGGCCAGCGCCTTCGCCGCAAGATCCGCATAGCCGACGCGGAAGGCCGCCACCGCGGCGCGGTAAAAGGGAAGGCGGCGGGGCAGGGACGCATCCCCGGTCATTTCGGCAAGGCGCTGGGTGAACGCCTGGGCGGTTCCCTCGTCCAGACCGAAGCCGTCCGCCAGATCGGCCACGTCCCAGGCGATGTCCGTCGCGCCGGGCAGGACGTGGCCGTCGCAATGGTCCACGCCGTCGGTCTTCACGATGCCACCGGCCGTCGCCAGCCACTCGTGGGGCGCCATCCTCCCGTCGATCTCGACCGCCGGCGCCTCGGCCAGGAGTGGGCGCCATCTGTCCAGGCGGTCGAGGGTTGGACCGTCGGTGCCCAGGGCCTCGGCCGCGTTCTGCCGCAGCATGGCGACAAGCGGGTCCGGATCGGCGCCGGTCCCGGTCCGAAACGCAGTGGCACGATGCGCCAAGTAGGCGAGCGCGCGATCCGCCACGCGGTCCCAATCCCGCGAACGCAGTGGTCGCCCCTCCAGCCACGGCTGCGCCAGCATGCCGTTGCCGAAGCCCTCGACGGGCGGGGCGAAGCCGGCGGCCGCCAGCGCCTCGGCCCGTGCCGCCACCTTGCGGCCGTGTGGGCCGAGGCCGGCGAACTTCAGCAACGTCCTCCCGGTCCGGCCCGGCACGCGGAATTTCAGCCGCTCGTGCTGGGGTTGAACCACCGGCCAATCCGCTTGGCTGTCGAATAGGCGGGCACGCCATGCACCGCCGGACAGGTCCTCGGCATCGGCCGGGACCCCCGCCCAGGCCCGGTCGAAGGGGGTGGCGAATTTGGCATGACGGGTCCACCGCGCGCGGGCCGTGTCGGACACGAACGCCGACCCGTCGGGGATCCAGGCGGGCAGGATCAGGATGCGTTCGTCGGGAATTCCCAGGTCGGACAGGGCGGCGGCGGTGCCGCACAGGGACGAGCCGCTCAACCCCGGCCCCTCGTCGACCATCAGGACCACCGACGTCGGGTCGGCAAGCAGCCGTGCCGCCAGATCGGCGTCCAGGCGCGGGCGCCGGTCGAAGGGGTGGCCGTGGGGGCGCAGGGTCCAGGTCCAGACCGGAACACCCCGCGCCTGCAACGCGGC from Azospirillaceae bacterium includes:
- a CDS encoding Gldg family protein, whose translation is MPDRLRRPDGRTLSLAGLVLAGVAFLSVNLFAGLQFGGFRADLTRDRLYSVSDGTRQILRTLEEPVHLRLYASSRLLRTNPTLSAYADRVRSLLASYQELAGGRLRLDVIDPDPFSPDEDRAIAFGLRGTPLPGTAERGFFGLAATNTTDDIEVIPQLSPDREPFLEYDLTRMVYGLANPTRPVVAVLDGLGLAGNPQRDLPTQQVLEPLRQFFQLRLLPADAPYVPAEVQVLMVVHPQALAPRTLYAIDQFVLRGGRIIAFVDPSAEGTPENAQAGPGTPPSASDLDRLLTAWGVEMLRGEVVLDRRQAQRVQASRAGRALTTEYLPWLAVRRDGLAADDHATGQLSVLSFASAGALRQRPDATTRFAWLARTTPDSMRVPARQVFPSPDPFQLLRDFQASGERQVLAARITGPVSTAFPDGPPPGATPQGEHRRTAAQPLNAVVVADADLLVDGSWLEAGRGGDGAPVPIANNADFVLRAVEHLAGTPALLDLPVRQTSTRPFAVLEELRNAAEQRFRETERQLLDRLREAEERINRIAADNRTAGIDVILTPDQQQAIERFRAEAVGIRTQLRDVQRALRADIDRLDGMIKALNVAVAPMLAGAGLFAFNRWRRRGGGLPPRITRCVHTGMAAAWARTGRPIVDALRRAMAPLAAKLPGIPKSPRRT
- a CDS encoding ABC transporter permease subunit, with amino-acid sequence MSSVLLVFRRELSAYFLTPIAPVFLVAFLALAAAVTFHLGDYLPRGRADLQPFFGFHPWLFLVFAPALGMRLWAEERRAGTLEFLMTLPLTTAQAVLGKFLAAWAFIGVALALTFPMWITVNWLGDPDNGVILLGYLGSLMLAGGFLAVSACISALTRNQVVAFVAASVACFVLMMSGLEMVQGLLRPALPAPMLDLVGWLSVLPHHGQFTRGVLDLRAVLFFASLIGFCLTANAAIVDLKKR
- a CDS encoding ABC transporter ATP-binding protein, giving the protein MIEVEGLTKRFAAIPAVSDVGFSVAAGDVVGLIGPNGAGKSTTLKMITGYLPPTSGRAVVCGFDVAKDPTEVKRRIGYLPEGAPAYADMGVGDFLDFVAGARGLKGPAKARRVDEVVERMRLGDVLTQPIDTVSKGFKRRVGIAQAVLHDPPVLILDEPTADLDPNQRHEVHRLVRDMAPGRAILVSTHMLDEVEALCSRTVVLAGGRVVAHATPEELQSRSSHHNAVRIRVAGDQADKTLNAVRGLPRVAEAVRIDRAGPHPTVDILVKPQPGETIAEAVRDALTAHRLPVDELRIERGRLDDVFRQLTGT
- a CDS encoding carbon-nitrogen hydrolase family protein, giving the protein MKVSLIQMNSREDKAANLAAAERLIRAAVAADGPDLVALPEVWPFQGVDAELKRANAEPLPDGEAYRLLHGLACELGVAIHGGSLHERGPEKLFNTTVVFDRDGRELARYRKMHLFDIVTPDGRAYRESSQIEGGREVVAYALAGRTVGCTICYDLRFPELFQALARKGAEVMMVPSSFTLQTGKDHWEVLLRARAIETGSYVVAPAQWGAFADGTRQTYGHSLVVDPWGHVVARASDGEGFVTARLDFDYLAKVREMIPVHRHKVLGA